In Bombina bombina isolate aBomBom1 chromosome 6, aBomBom1.pri, whole genome shotgun sequence, a single genomic region encodes these proteins:
- the INSYN1 gene encoding inhibitory synaptic factor 1 — MCSRGVGRTAEQGGRSGRAGERERIRGRVRAVISQLEGILRDLKEVAKELREVVEQIDKLTSDFEFELDADDWTPGTVSSTSSSEKGIPLCDLGPMDFLSSDSWEFCSFLEASTPSDSGDGSDRPTDFTLLNGGITPNGPDSSSEETPVPPPKPHPGRNPGSRDRVRFSDKVLYHALCCDDEDSPHGQEPTRDTPRPAASCVAAKSRQGVLTGGRRGTRNCSTQTVCDKSTQTVLPYVPKKAKERH; from the exons ATGTGCTCTCGGGGGGTGGGAAGGACCGCAGAGCAGGGGGGACGCAGCGGCAGAGCTGGCGAAAGGGAGAGGATCCGAGGGAGAGTCCGGGCAGTTATCAGTCAGCTCGAAGGAATCTTGAGGGACCTCAAAGAAGTGGCCAAAGAGCTGAGAGAG GTGGTGGAGCAAATAGACAAACTCACCTCAGACTTTGAGTTTGAATTGGATGCAGATGACTGGACCCCAGGAACTGTTAGTAGCACATCCAGTAGTGAGAAGGGGATTCCCCTCTGTGACCTGGGACCCATGGACTTCTTAAGTTCAGACAGCTGGGAATTCTGCTCCTTCCTGGAAGCCTCAACCCCATCAGATTCTGGAGATGGATCAGACCGTCCCACTGATTTTACATTGCTCAATGGGGGAATTACTCCAAATGGTCCAGACTCCTCCAGTGAGGAAACCCCCGTCCCACCACCAAAACCTCACCCAGGTAGGAACCCTGGATCTAGAGACAGGGTGAGGTTCAGTGACAAAGTTCTTTACCATGCACTGTGTTGTGATGATGAGGACTCTCCACATGGCCAGGAACCAACAAGGGATACCCCCAGGCCTGCAGCTTCCTGTGTTGCTGCAAAAAGCAGGCAGGGTGTCCTGACTGGTGGCAGGAGAGGGACAAGGAACTGCAGTACCCAGACTGTGTGTGACAAGAGCACACAGACTGTGCTGCCTTATGTGCCAAAAAAAGCAAAGGAGAGACACTAA